From the genome of Adhaeribacter pallidiroseus:
AGCCGGGCCCTACGACGAAGAAGCAAAAGCAAACCCCATTAGCTATTACGGAGAAAGTAAACTGGCTGCGGAACAATTAGTAAAGCAAAGCAGTGCTCGTTGGGCCATCGTCCGGACGGTGTTGGTTTACGGCATTGTGCACGATTACGGTCGCTCGAACATTGTGTTGTGGGTAAAAAACAGTCTGGAAAATCAAAAACCCATTAAAGTAGTAAACGATCAGTTCCGGACGCCTACCTTGGCCGAAGATTTAGCTTTAGGTTGCTGGTTAATTGCCGATCAGGATGCCGAAGGGGTTTTTAATGTTTCGAGTAAAGAATTGATTACGCCCTACGACATGGCCTTGCAAGTGGCCGATTACTTTAAATTAGATGCATCCTGTATAACCCGCGCCGATGCGAGTAGCTTCACGCAAACGGCCAAACGCCCGGCCCGTACCGGATTTATTATTACGAAAGCCGAAGAACAATTAGGTTTCCGGCCGCATACTTTTACCGAAGGCATTGCCGTAGTGGCGAGTCAGCTACCCTTATAGCTAGTAACGAGGCAAAAATTTAAAAAATACAGGTTTAAACAAGGCAATAGCACTTTTTTGTAAAGAACACTGTTGCAGCAAAATTAAGATTTAGCAAACTACCTGACAGTTAGCCGGGAAAGTAAACCTTAAATTTTAAGGGGAATGGGGCAAACAGTTATTGTTATATTGTAATAATAACTGCTGCAGGAATTAATAAGAGACTGGTATTTTTTTATGAAAAGTTTAAAACGCTGGATTCGCAATTATTTTCATTTTAATCAGCGCGAAACAAACGGCTTTATTCTTTTAATTTTTGGCTTAATCATTATTGTTAGTTTGCCTTACTGGTGGCCCTCTCCGCAACCCGTTTACGATCCAAGGCATGATCAACAAATCCTCGATAGCTTGGCGGCCCAACTTAAGTCCAGTCCGTACGAAAACAAGCCTTACGCTTATAACCGCCGCGATAAGAAAAGTGCCCCGGTAAAACCTATTCCGCCGGAATTTTTGCGACCCTTCGACCCGAATACTTTAACCCAGGCGCAATGGGAGAAATTTGGCTTACCCGCCTACGTGGCCAAACGATTGCTCACGTACCGCGACAAAGCGCAAGGATTTAAATACAAAGATCAGATTAAACGCATTTACGGGTTTCCGCCGGAGTTGTATGCGCAACTAGAGCCCTATATAACTTTGCCGGGCAGCAGAGCCAACCAACCGTACGCCGATGCCCGCGAAAGAACGGAAAGAGCGTATCCAAGTTACGCGAACAAACCACGCACTACTTATTCCCGGGAACGAAGCCGCCTGCCGCCTTTTGATATTAATACGGCCGATACCACTGCGTTGAAAAAGTTGCGCGGTATTGGTACCAAGCTGGCGGCTCGCATAGTAAAGTTCCGGGATAAATTAGGTGGCTTCGAAAACATCAACCAGCTGCAGGAAGTTTATGGTTTACCGCCCGAAATGATCGATAGCCTCCGCAAGTACACGTTTGTGGGCGAGTCTTTCGCGGCTAATAAATTAAATATAAATGTTGCTACGGTAACGCAATTGCAACAGCATCCTTATTTAGGGTACAAACTCGCCCGGCACATTGTAGCGTATCGTACCCAACACGGGCCTTTTGCTTCCCTGGAAGATCTACGCAATATTAAAACCATCGATGATGCTACCTTTCAGAAAGTGAAGCCCTATCTTACTTTTTAGATAAAAGCTGCTGTTTGAGTTTTGCCAGGGTGCTGCAATCAAGGCAATTTTTTAAATTTTTGCTTAATTAACTGCTTACCACTTTAAAAAATTACTGCCCGAAAACCAGCATGCTCCTCGAAAAACTGTTTACCGTATATGTTTATTTTCAAACTTTATGGTGCGGCTGCGCTGCCGATCGGAAACACGCGGGTTTTCTGGTAAACGAACCGAAATACCGAGTAGAGAAAACAGGCCGCATGGCTAAAAAGCAAGTAAAGGAAAGCTCCGGCTTGGAATTAGCGCCGGATAATATAACTTTCTGGACGCACGCTGATAGCGGCAATCCCCCCCAATTATACCAAGTAAATTCGAGAGGCCAATTATTAAACACCTTTGCTATTCCGCAAACTACAAACTTGGATTGGGAAGATGTCGCGAAAGATGATCTAGGCTATTTATACATCGGCGATTTTGGCAATAACAGCAACAGCCGGCAAAATTTGCGCATTTACCGGATTAAAGAAAACAACTTCGCGCAGGTAGATACTATTTCTTTTGTTTATCCCGATCAGAAAGCTTTTCCACCCGTTAAAGCCAAACAAAATTTTAACTGCGAAGCTTTCTTTTACTTTCGGAACAAACTTTATCTTTTTTCAAAAAACCGGGGTACCCGCGGTTGGGTAAAAATGTATACTTTACCCGCGCAACCGGGCACTTATACTGCCAGTTTAACCGATAGTTTAAAAATAGCTTCCCGGATCACTGCCGCGGATATAAGTCCGGATGGGCAAACCATTGCGTTGCTGGGTTACGGTAACATTTACCTATATAGCACGGATGCTGCGGGAAGCTTTTTTGCTGGTAAGAAAAACTGTTTAGCCATTCCCGCAACGGGGCAGGCAGAAGCTATCCTGTTTATTAATAATCACGAACTAATTATCAGCAACGAAGGCGGCAAACTTTTTAGGATAGCTAAAAAATAAGGCGGTAACAGTCGTAATTTTTAAAATTTTGGAGAGAATCAAAACTTTTTTGCGCTCTACGGCTTACTACCTCAATAATGTTTAGTTAAAAAAACAGCTGCTACCAAGTTGGCGTTTTCGCGTACGCATTACCTGTACTACCTTAATTCTTGTTTTTATGCACGAAACCATATTAGTGACCGGCGCTACGGGCACCGTTGGCAATGAAGTAATTGAAGCTTTATCTTCTCAAAATGTTCGCGTACGGGCGGGGGTGCACTCCATTATTAAAGGCGACCGTTTCCGGGTTTTCCCGAATGTAGATTTAGTAGAAATCGATTACGCGCGTCCGGAGTCTTTAAGAGTAGCGTATACCGGAGTTACCCGTGTCTTCCAAATTACACCTTTTACCCAAGACCAGGTAGAAATAGCCAAGCGTTTAATTGATATGGCCAAAGAAGTGGGGGTAAAGCAAATCGTAAAATTGTCGGCCAGTGGGGCCGATGCCGAACCCGGTATTCAGATGGGTCGCTGGCACCGCGAAGCCGAACAGTATCTGGAAAGCTCAGGAGTGCCTTATACTATTCTGCGGCCAACTTCTTTTATGCAAAACTTTATTGCTTACCAGGGAGCCTCTATTGTGCACGAAGGAAAAATCTACCAGCCGTTGGGCTCCGGTAAAGTAAGTTACATCGATGCGCATGATATTGCGGCCGTCGCGAAAGTAGTTTTAACCCAATCCAATTTCGATGGAGAGGCTTTAGAACTAACCGGTCCGGAAGCTATTTCGGTGGAAGAAGTAGCCGGAATACTATCCCGGGTAAGTGGGCGAACCATTACCTACGTAGATGTGCCCGAAGAGGCGGCCCGGCAAGCCATGAGTAGCCAGCATCTGCCCGATTGGATGGTAGACGCCATGCTGGAACTAAATCAAATTTTGAAGGCCGGTTATGGCGCTCACGTAACCAACACCGTAGCGCAAATTACCGGAAGACCAGCCCGAACCTTTGCAGAGTTCGCGCAGAATAATGCGCATTGCTTTATTGCGGAATGAACCCGAAATATTTTGCCAATCAGTACTTATGAATAAGTAAAAAATTTAAAAAAACAGCCAATTACCGAATGTAAT
Proteins encoded in this window:
- a CDS encoding SDR family oxidoreductase, encoding MKKKILITGANGLLGQKLVTLLLPNADVELLATSRGENKLAALYPQLPFVSLDVTNPDEVKSVIALHQPTHIIHTAAMTNVDECEVNQEACWKLNVDAVESLVKAAEENNVHFIHLSTDFIFDGLAGPYDEEAKANPISYYGESKLAAEQLVKQSSARWAIVRTVLVYGIVHDYGRSNIVLWVKNSLENQKPIKVVNDQFRTPTLAEDLALGCWLIADQDAEGVFNVSSKELITPYDMALQVADYFKLDASCITRADASSFTQTAKRPARTGFIITKAEEQLGFRPHTFTEGIAVVASQLPL
- a CDS encoding ComEA family DNA-binding protein: MKSLKRWIRNYFHFNQRETNGFILLIFGLIIIVSLPYWWPSPQPVYDPRHDQQILDSLAAQLKSSPYENKPYAYNRRDKKSAPVKPIPPEFLRPFDPNTLTQAQWEKFGLPAYVAKRLLTYRDKAQGFKYKDQIKRIYGFPPELYAQLEPYITLPGSRANQPYADARERTERAYPSYANKPRTTYSRERSRLPPFDINTADTTALKKLRGIGTKLAARIVKFRDKLGGFENINQLQEVYGLPPEMIDSLRKYTFVGESFAANKLNINVATVTQLQQHPYLGYKLARHIVAYRTQHGPFASLEDLRNIKTIDDATFQKVKPYLTF
- a CDS encoding SDR family oxidoreductase, yielding MHETILVTGATGTVGNEVIEALSSQNVRVRAGVHSIIKGDRFRVFPNVDLVEIDYARPESLRVAYTGVTRVFQITPFTQDQVEIAKRLIDMAKEVGVKQIVKLSASGADAEPGIQMGRWHREAEQYLESSGVPYTILRPTSFMQNFIAYQGASIVHEGKIYQPLGSGKVSYIDAHDIAAVAKVVLTQSNFDGEALELTGPEAISVEEVAGILSRVSGRTITYVDVPEEAARQAMSSQHLPDWMVDAMLELNQILKAGYGAHVTNTVAQITGRPARTFAEFAQNNAHCFIAE